The nucleotide window TGCTCTCGCCGGAGCCCTTGGCCTCCACGGTCTGCGTGGTCGAGATGTTGACCACCGCGTCGATCACCTTCTCGGCGACGTCGGCGATCCCTTCGGGGCCGCGGGCGGAGGCCGGCGCCGGGCCGGCGAACACAGCGACGCCGAGGCACAGCGCGGCGAGCAGCGGCCTGATCCGCAAGGGCCTGATCCGGGAACTAGAGGCGATCGCAGCGGGCATGGTCCAATCTTCTCCTGGCGTGCGCGAAACGGCGGCGCAGTCGCGTGAAACACTGCGCCCGATCCAGGGACCGGCGCAAGCATCGGTGGTGAACGAAGCTACCCTATCCGTTGCGCCGATTGCGGCGAAAACGGCCCCGAACGCGAGGTCCCGGTTGAAAACGTCGTGACAACACCCCGGCACCGCCTGCCTCGGGAAGAACTGCACGGGTCCAGCCTTACGCGCTGCAATCAGCCACGCGCCGGACAACGCGCTGAGCAAGCACGCCGCTGCAAAGATCGGGACCGCACGTCAGAGTGCCGGCAAACCGGAAGAACCCCATCGCGGGAGGCGCGGACGTGGTCTGGCTCTCGGGATGAGGACGTCCCGGTGGGAAACCAGGTCCGCTTCGATCAATCGATGCAGCGCCCTAGTGCCGCACCGCCCAGATCAGAATCAGACCGGCGACGGCAGATCCGATGCCGACCGCGCGCAGGATGTTGTCGGGCGTTTCCAGCGCGCTCTTCATCGCCCGCCGCATCCAGTTCGGACTGGCCGCAAAAATCAGCCCCTCGAGCACGAACAGCAGTCCGACGCCGATGAGGAGGTCGGCGAACGCAAAAGACTTCATGCGACAGCATCCTCCCCGGCCGGCATCCGGCCCTGCAGTTTCGTTGCACGGGCCGGTTTCATGTCCCGGCGCCGTTTGATCGGCCCGTTCTAGAGCAATTCCGGTCCTGATAGAATGAGAACCGACGTTCTCATTCTCCGTTCTGACGGGTTTTCTTCAGCGCCGCTGAAACCCTCTCGGTCGCGGCCGGCGGCAACCGATACCGAGGCGGGCCTCAATGCAAAACGGGCCGCATCGGCGGCCCGTTCGCAATCATGTTCTCGCCTCAGCGCGGCAGGGCGGGAGCCGCCGGCACCGCAGGCGCGCCCGCTGCGGACGACGCCGCACCGTTTGCGGACGCCCGGCCTTCCGGGCCGCCGAAGAAGCGGAAGAAGTCCGAATCCGGCCGCAACAGGAACCGGGTATCATTGCTCTTCAGCGACTGCTCATAGGCGGTCATCGACCGATAGAACGCGAAGAAGTCGGGATCCTTCGAATAGGCGGTCGCGAACAGCCGGTTGCGCTCGGCGTCGCCGGAGCCCCGGATCTCTTCGGCCTGAGAGTTCGCCTCGGCGATGATCACGGTGACGTCGCGATCGGCCTTGGAGCGGATCTCCTGCGCCTTCTGACCGCCCTGGGCGCGGAACTCGGCGGCTTCACGCTGACGCTCGGTCTGCATCCGCTGATACACCGCCTGGCTGTTCTGGTCGGGCAGATCGGCGCGGCGAATCCGGACGTCGACCACCGAGATGCCGTAGTTCTCGGCCTCGCGGTCGAGCTGAGCCCTGATCCGGCCCATCAGCACCTCGCGCTCGTCGCGCACCACCTGGATGAAGGTGACCTCGCCGAGCACGCGGCGCAGCGCCGCGTTGAGCAGCGTGGTGAGCTGCAGATTGGCCGCCGGCACCGAACCGACCGACTGATAGAACCGCAGCGCGTTCTTGATCCGGTAGCGGGCGAAGGCATCGACCACCAGCCGCTTCTGGTCGGCGGCGATGACTTCCTGCGACGGGTTCTCCAGATCCAGGATCCGCTTGTCGATGCTGATCACCGAGTCGATGAACGGCGCCTTGAAGTGCAGACCGGGGTCGGTGACGACGCGGACCGGCTCGCCGAGTCGGACCAGCAGCACCTGCTCGGTCTGGCGCACGGTGAACAGCGACGACCACACCACCACGATCGCGACCAGCGTCACGATCAGGGCGACAATACCTGCGACGCCGGCCTTCATCGGGTGCCTCCCGCCTGCGGCTGCTGCTGCGGCGTTGCAGAACGGCGCGGGCTGAGTTCGTTTAGCGGCAGATACGGGATCACGCCCTGGCCGCCGCCGACGCCTGCGCCGGGATCGTAAACCAGCTTCTCGGCCGGGCCGAGCACGCGCTCCATGGTTTCAAGATAGATGCGCTGACGAGTCACGTCGGGAGCCTTCCGGTATTCTTCATAGACGTCGAGGAAGCGCGCGCTCTGGCCTCGGGCCTCGGCGATCGCCTGTTGCTTGTAGCCTTCGGCGTTCTGGGTGATCTGCGCCGCGCGGCCCTTGGCGTCGGGGATGACGCGATTGGCGTAGGTCTGCGCTTCGTTCTGCAACCGCTCGAGGTCGGCGCGCGCCGCCTGGACGTCGCGGAACGCATCGATCACCTGCTGCGGCGGATCGACCTTCTGCAACTGCACCTGCTGCACCAGGACGCCGGCGCCGTAGCTGTCGAGCGTCTTCTGCATCAGTTCCTGCACCGCGCCTTCGATCGTGGTTCGGGCGCCGGTGAGGATCGGCTGAATGTCGGAGCGGCCGATCACTTCGCGCATCGCACTTTCGGCGACGGCCTTCACGGTGCCCTGCGGGTTCTGGATGTTGAACAGGAAGTCGCCGACGCCGTCCGGCTTGATCCGCCACAGCACGGTGAAATCGACGTCGACGATGTTCTCGTCGCCGGTCAGCATCAGACTCTCTTCCGGCACGTCCTGCATGGTCGCTCCGCGACGCGAGGTCTCGCCGGAGACGATCATGCCGATGCTGATCGTGTTGACGCGCAGCGCCTTCGGCAGCAGCACGGTCTCGATCGGATATGGCAGGTGATAGTTGAGGCCGGGCTGCACGGTGCGAACGTGCTTGCCGAACCGCAGCACCACGCCGAGTTCTTCGGACTGCACCCGGAAGAAGCCGGACAGTCCCCAGATCGCCAGCGCGCCGAGCACCACCACGATGATGCCGAGGCTGCTGAAATGACCGCCGGGGAGAATTTGTTGAAGCCGATCCTGACCGCGTCGCAGCAGGTCTTCGAGATCAGGCGGCCGCGGTCCCGACGATTGTGGTCCCGAGCCCCACGGGCCCTTGGGGCCAGAACCCCACGGGCCTCCGCCTTGATTCTTCCACGGCATTCAAACATCTCCTTCGCGGCCGGACGGCTGCATGCTGCCCGGCTTTATAGGGGACCGTCCCCCTCGGCACAACGCACGTCATTCCGCAGTGCGAGCTAAGCCTTGGCAGCAGTTTGTCAATTGCAAACGATGCCGCGCCCCCGCTCAGCGCGCCTCGCAGCGTCGATAGGTCACATAGGAGAAATCCGCACTGTCCTGCGGTCCGGCGATGTGGCGATCGCGCGCGACTTCATGCCACTGCGCCGGATCGATCGCCGGAAAGCAGGTATCACCCTCGGGTCGGGCGTGAACTTCCGTCAGCTCGAGCCGCGTCGCGCGCGGCAGCCAATATGCGTAGATCTCCGCACCGCCGATCACTGCAATCTCGGTCGCAGCCCGCCGCAGCGCATCGCCCCGCGCAATCTGCTCGGCGCCATCGAACGACGAGGCGACGACAACGCCCCGCGCAGTGAAACACGGGTCGCGCGTGACCACGATGTTGGTACGTCCCGGCAGCGGCCTGCCGATCGACTGATAAGTCTTGCGGCCCATGATCACAGGCTTGTTCAGCGTGAGCTGCTTGAAGCGCTGCAGATCCGATTTCAACCGCCAGGGAATCGCGTTGCCCTTCCCGATTACGCCGTTGTCCGCGACTGCGACGACGAGCACGATCGCCACCTGACCAGAGACCATCAGGCGTCCACCCGTTGCATCCCGATCACGGCATCGGTCCGCCGCAAGGTCGCTTCAGTCATCGCCCACTCCCGCCGTTCGCGCGCAGCATGATCCTGCATCGCCGGCACTTTCACCATATCGATCCTAGAGCATTTCAGGTTCGGATAGAATCGGAACCGGGCCAGCCGACTGCCGTGAAGCAGTTTCACGCCAGGCCGGTTTCAGCTCGCCTCTCGCGTCCTCCCGCAGCTCATCCCATCCCACGGCCGGAGCCCGATGGTGACAGTCTGGGCGGATGGGCAATTCATGAAACCCGCCACCATTCTTTCGGCCACGTCACGCGCGGCCTTGTGCTGGGAATCGACGTCGCGGCGGCCTCCGCAAACAGCCATCGCTGGCCGGGCCCGGCCGCGGCGAAGCGAGTCCGGCCCCGCAGGCGCCGCAATCCCGGCCGAGACGAAACCACAACGTTTCAACGGTTGATTAAAACGACGATCTGACGCTCCCCGGCACCGCGTCCTCGTTCGGCGTTGCGTGTCTGCGCGGTGTGTGTTGCGGGATGCGGTGGGGCGTGGGTGATTGCCTGGCTGTTTTGGGGGTGTTTTGAACGCAAAACGCCGCCTATCCCGGAGGAAGGCGGCGTTTTGTGTATGTGTCATCGTGTTTTGTCGAGGATCTCTTGTGCTTTGCAGGCCTGGCAGCGACCTACTCTCCCGCGTCTTGAGACGAAGTACCATTGGCGCTGAGGAGTTTAACGGCCGTGTTCGGGATGGGAACGGGTTCAGGCTCCTCGCTAAAACCACCAGGCCGGCGAAGGACAAGAGCACGAAGCAATATCTGGTCTGTCGGCTTAGAGCCGACGCTCATTCGGTCACGACTGCTTGGTCGTGGACACTGATAATGAGAGCAATCAAGCCAATCGAACGATTAGTACCGGTAAGCTGCATGCATTGCTGCACTTCCACATCCGGCCTATCAACGTGGTGGTCTTCCACGGTTCTCAAGGGAATGCTCGTTTTGAGGTGGGTTTCCCGCTTAGATGCTTTCAGCGGTTATCCCGTCCGTACATAGCTATGCTGCACTGCCGCTGGCGCGACAACAGCTCCACCAGAGGTACGTTCATCCCGGTCCTCTCGTACTAGGGACAAATCCTCTCAACATTCCTACACCCACGGCAGATAGGGACCGAACTGTCTCACGACGTTCTGAACCCAGCTCACGTACCACTTTAATCGGCGAACAGCCGAACCCTTGGGACCTTCTCCAGCCCCAGGATGTGATGAGCCGACATCGAGGTGCCAAACGACGCCGTCGATATGGACTCTTGGGCGTCATCAGCCTGTTATCCCCGGCGTACCTTTTATCCGTTGAGCGATGGCCCATCCACGCGGGACCACCGGATCACTATGACCGACTTTCGTCTCTGCTCGACTTGTTGGTCTCGCAGTCAGGCAGGCTTATGCCATTGTACTCGACGAACGATTTCCGACCGTTCTGAGCCTACCGTCGCACGCCTCCGTTACTCTTTGGGAGGCGACCGCCCCAGTCAAACTGCCCACCATGCGCTGTCCCGGATCCCGATAAGGGAACGCGGTTAGATATCCATAACCATTAGGGTGGTATTTCACATTGCGGCTCCACACGAGCTGGCGCCCGAGCTTCAAAGCCTACCACCTATTCTACACAAACAGTCACGAATACCAGCGCAAAGCTACAGTAAAGGTGCACGGGGTCTTTCCGTCTGACCGCAGGAACCCCGCATCTTCACGGGGAATTCAATTTCACTGAGTCGATGTTGGAGACAGCGGGGAAGTCATTACGCCATTCGTGCAGGTCGGAACTTACCCGACAAGGAATTTCGCTACCTTAGGACCGTTATAGTTACGGCCGCCGTTTACCGGGGCTTCAATTCAGAGCTTGCACTCCTCCTCTTAACCTTCCGGCACCGGGCAGGCGTCAGACCCTATACGTCATCTTGCGATTTCGCAGAGCCCTGTGTTTTTGTTAAACAGTTGCCACCCCCTGGTCTGTGCCCCTCCTGACCGCTTGCGCGCCCAGAAGGCCTCCTTATCCCGAAGTTACGGAGGTAAATTGCCGAGTTCCTTCAACATCGTTCTCTCAAGCGCCTTGGTATACTCTACCAGTCCACCTGTGTCGGTTTCGGGTACGGTCTGATGTGGAGGCTATTTCCTGGAACCCCGTCGAGGCCCGACCAATCCAGTAAGGTCGAACAACATAAGGGATTCGTCACCATCCACTGGCTCACGAATATTCACGTGATTCCCATCGACTACGCCTTTCGGCCTCGCCTTAGGGACCGGCTAACCCTGCGAAGATTAACTTTACGCAGGAACCCTTGGACTTTCGGCGACACTGTCTTTCACAGTGTTTGTCGTTACTCATGCCAGCATTCGCACTTCTGATACCTCCAGGCGCCCTCACGGGTCGCCCTTCGCAGGCTTACAGAACGCTCCGCTACCGCGTGCTTGCGCACACCCTAAGCTTCGGCTCGTGGCTTGAGCCCCGTTACATCTTCGGCGCAGGAACCCTTATTTAGACCAGTGAGCTGTTACGCTTTCTTTAAAGGATGGCTGCTTCTAAGCCAACCTCCTGGTTGTTTTGGGATTCCCACATCCTTTCCCACTTAGCCACGAATTGGGGGCCTTAGCTGTAGGTCAGGGTTGTTTCCCTCTCCACGACGGACGTTAGCACCCGCCGTGTGACTCCCGGATAGTACTCTCAGGTATTCGGAGTTTGGTTGGGTTTGGTAAGACGGTAAGTCCCCCTAGCCCATCCAGTGCTCTACCCCCTGAGGTATTCGTCCGAGGCGATACCTAAATATCTTTCGCGGAGAACCAGCTATTTCCCAGTTTGATTGGCCTTTCACCCCTAACCACAAGTCATCGGAGCCTTTTTCAACAGGCACCCGTTCGGTCCTCCAGTGAGTGTTACCTCACCTTCAACCTGCTCATGGCTAGATCACTAGGTTTCGGGTCTAATCCAACGAACTTGACGCCCTATTCAGACTCGCTTTCGCTGCGCCTACACCTATCGGCTTAAGCTTGCTCGTTAAATTAAGTCGCTGGCCCATAATACAAAAGGTACGACGTCACCCAGAACGTATCTTGGGCTCCGTCTGTTTGTAGGTGTCCGATTTCAGGAACTATTTCACTCCCCTCGTCGGGGTGCTTTTCACCTTTCCCTCACGGTACTGGTTCACTATCGGTCGCTGAGGAGTACTTAGGCTTGGAGGGTGGTCCCCCCATGTTCAGACAGGATTTCACGTGTCCCGCCTTACTCGAGCATCAATGGTCGCATTACTTGTACGGGGCTATCACCCTCTAAGGCTCTGCTTTCCTGACAGATTCCAATTGTCTTCCAATGATGACTGGCCTGGTCCGCGTTCGCTCGCCACTACTAGCGGAGTCTCGGTTGATGTCCTTTCCTCCAGGTACTTAGATGTTTCAGTTCCCTGGGTTCGCTTGAAACCTCCTATGTATTCAGAGATCTCATACCTTCTCTTGATAACCGGAAATCCAAAACCTCGCGGCTTGGTTCTCACCAAGACACAAGGCCTTGGAGTTCCGGCTATCGAAGGTGGGTTTCCCCATTCGGAAATCCACGGATCAAAGCTTCTTCGCAGCTCCCCATGGCTTATCGCAGCGTAGCACGTCCTTCATCGCCTCTCAGCGCCAAGGCATCCGTCGAACACCCTTAAGGCACTTGATTGCTCTCATTATCAATGTCCACACACTCGGCAGAATGTACTCGCGAACCATCCCGAAGGACGCGTTTCGCAAACGGACACTGATTAGAAAGACCAGTTATTGCTTCGTAAGATCGACCCGATGACGATGCGGTCAAGCGTCGTCAACAAGAAGCGTTTACAACCCGGTCGTCTTGCAACAACCAGGCGCCGAAACGCTCCGGAGATACGCGATCAAGCCCCGCAGATTGCTCCGCAAGACCCGAACCCGGATCGATCTCCTCTTCACGATGTCAGAAAACCCGCCAGGCTGCGCATTGCGCAAAGCCGGCGAATACAAGTTGCGGACGAAGAACCACCGTCGCTGTCCCCATGACAACAACGAGGTGTGAGCCAAGATCACGATGATCATCCATCTGGTGGAGCCAGACGGGATCGAACCGACGACCTCATGCTTGCAAAGCACGCGCTCTCCCAGCTGAGCTATGGCCCCGTAACCAGAAGACGAATGCAGCGCTCGACAAAATGGTGGGCCTGGGAAGACTTGAACTTCCGACCTCACGCTTATCAAGCGCGCGCTCTAACCAACTGAGCTACAAGCCCTCAGCACGAGAGGCCGCAGCAAATCATCGGCTGGCGCCACGCCGACCGATCGAATTGCGCGCACCCCAGGCGCGTGTTCGTCCGCGAAGAAAGAGAAACGAAGACGGCGAAATCCCGCCAATGAGGCTCGTATGACTTAGAGCCTCTGATGTTTCTAAAACAGGTCGATAGTTGCCGAAGCAAACTGAAGACCCATCCTTAGAAAGGAGGTGATCCAGCCGCAGGTTCCCCTACGGCTACCTTGTTACGACTTCACCCCAGTCGCTGACCCTACCGTGGCCGGCTGCCTCCATTGCTGGTTAGCGCACCGTCTTCAGGTAAAGCCAACTCCCATGGTGTGACGGGCGGTGTGTACAAGGCCCGGGAACGTATTCACCGTGGCATGCTGATCCACGATTACTAGCGATTCCAACTTCATGGGCTCGAGTTGCAGAGCCCAATCCGAACTGAGACGGCTTTTTGAGATTTGCGAAGGGTCGCCCCTTAGCTTCCCATTGTCACCGCCATTGTAGCACGTGTGTAGCCCAGCCCGTAAGGGCCATGAGGACTTGACGTCATCCCCACCTTCCTCGCGGCTTATCACCGGCAGTCTCCTTAGAGTGCTCAACTAAATGGTAGCAACTAAGGACGGGGGTTGCGCTCGTTGCGGGACTTAACCCAACATCTCACGACACGAGCTGACGACAGCCATGCAGCACCTGTGCTCCAGGCTCCGAAGAGAAGGTCACGTCTCTGCGACCGGTCCTGGACATGTCAAGGGCTGGTAAGGTTCTGCGCGTTGCGTCGAATTAAACCACATGCTCCACCGCTTGTGCGGGCCCCCGTCAATTCCTTTGAGTTTTAATCTTGCGACCGTACTCCCCAGGCGGAATGCTTAAAGCGTTAGCTGCGCCACTAGTGAGTAAACCCACTAACGGCTGGCATTCATCGTTTACGGCGTGGACTACCAGGGTATCTAATCCTGTTTGCTCCCCACGCTTTCGTGCCTCAGCGTCAGTATCGGGCCAGTGAGCCGCCTTCGCCACTGGTGTTCTTGCGAATATCTACGAATTTCACCTCTACACTCGCAGTTCCACTCACCTCTCCCGAACTCAAGACTTCCAGTATCAAAGGCAGTTCTGGAGTTGAGCTCCAGGCTTTCACCTCTGACTTAGAAACCCGCCTACGCACCCTTTACGCCCAGTGATTCCGAGCAACGCTAGCCCCCTTCGTATTACCGCGGCTGCTGGCACGAAGTTAGCCGGGGCTTATTCTTGCGGTACCGTCATTATCTTCCCGCACAAAAGAGCTTTACAACCCTAGGGCCTTCATCACTCACGCGGCATGGCTGGATCAGGGTTGCCCCCATTGTCCAATATTCCCCACTGCTGCCTCCCGTAGGAGTTTGGGCCGTGTCTCAGTCCCAATGTGGCTGATCATCCTCTCAGACCAGCTACTGATCGTCGCCTTGGTGAGCCATTACCTCACCAACTAGCTAATCAGACGCGGGCCGATCTTTCGGCGATAAATCTTTCCCCGTAAGGGCTTATCCGGTATTAGCACAAGTTTCCCTGTGTTGTTCCGAACCAAAAGGTACGTTCCCACGCGTTACTCACCCGTCTGCCACTGACGTATTGCTACGCCCGTTCGACTTGCATGTGTTAAGCCTGCCGCCAGCGTTCGCTCTGAGCCAGGATCAAACTCTCAAGTTGGACTTGAACTTTGAACCGGCTGATCACAACGTTTGACGAGGTCCCACCATCGTCCTCGATCCGAAAATCAAGAACTCGTCGCCGCGCTTCACAGCGCTGACGAACATGGTGTTCCTTTAAAACGTGTACCGCCGAAGTCTTTCGTCCGGCCCCAACCCCAAGAAAGCCGAAGCCCCCTCAAAATCGAGACCCGCAAGGACTTCGCCGTCCACGTTTCTCTTTCTTCATCTTCACTTGTCAAACAGCCCGAGACCCGAAGATCTCAACGAAGCCCGAGGCCGCGAAAGCCTGCAGGACTTCAACTCCCACACTTAAGAGGAGCAAGAAACCCTCGAACCGAGGGCGATTGGCAACCGACAACAATCGGCTGCTGATGCACTCATCGAATTCGATGAAGTTCCAGAGGCGCGAAAACTCGCTGGAGCCCGTGGGGCTCAGCGGCGCCGCGCTCAGTGGCCGTCTTATAGGACGGGCCTTCCGGGGCTGCAAGCGGAAAAATGAAGGTTTCGCGAAATTCCCCGGTTTCGCCATGAAAGGGGCTGGAAACCCGCTTGTGGCGGGGCTCGAGGCGCCTCGCCGGCCTGTGGACAATCGTCCGAGTCTGGCCTTTGCGGCGGTCGAGCCGCGGGGCCATCGGCTGGCTCGAAGCGCTTCAACCGCGGCTTCAGACGGCCACGTCCGCCTTGATCGCCGCGTGCGGATCGTAGCCTTCGACCTCGAAATCCGTAATTTTGTAGCCGTCGATGCTGTCGGGCCGCCGCATCAGCCGCATCGCCGGAAGCGGGCGCGGGGCGCGCGCGATCTGCTCACGCGCCTGATCGAGATGATTCAGATACAGGTGGACGTCGCCCCCGACCCAGATCAGCTCCCCGGGCGTCAGATTCGCCTGCTGGGCCAGCATCAGTTGCAGGGCCGTGGCGCCGACGAAATTGAACGGCGCGCCGAGCAGCAGGTCGCAGGACCGCTGATACAGCAGGCAATCCAGCCTCCCGCCCTGCGTCACATGGTATTGATACACCATATGACACGGCGGCAGCGCCATGGCGCCGAGCTCGGGCGGATTCCAGGCATGGAACAGCATCCGCCGGCTGGCGGGATTGTTCCGCAGGGTTTGGACGAGATCAGCGATCTGGTCGTGCTCGCGGCCGTCCGCGCCCAGCCAGCGCCGCCATTGCTTGCCGTACACCGGACCGAGATCGCCCCAGCGCGCCGCGAAGGCATCGTCCGCGACGATGCGTTTTTCGAACTCGTCCTGGCTGATGGGGTCGCCCGTCTCCTTCCGGTAGCGGGCGAGCGGCCAGTCCGACCAGATTCGGACGTTTTCCTTCAACAGCGCCTGGATGTTGGTCTGCCCGGTGAGGAACCACAGCATCTCCTTGACGGCGGTCTTCCAGTACACCCGCTTGGTCGTCAGGATCGGCACGGTGCCGTCCGACAGATCGAACCGGACCATCGCGCCGAACAGTGCTCTGGTGCCGACCCCGGTGCGATCGATGCGCTCGTCGCCCCGGGCAAGGACCTGGGCCAGAAGATCGAGATATTGGTGTTCAGGGTGTCGCAAGGTCATGCGCGTCCGCCTCGTGGCTCGAGCAGCCAGTTTTCGCCTGCCGAATTCGCCGCAACGGCGCGGCCGCGACGATCCCGGCCGGCATCGCCCGCCCGGATCTCCTCGCCCAAAATGGGATGCACGAAGCCCTGAACGGCCATCACAAAATGGCCCGGGGCGCGCCTCCCCGGCAACCCCGCGGTACCCCCGATCCACACAACGCTGCTGCCCCCTCGCCGGCCG belongs to Rhodopseudomonas palustris and includes:
- the hflK gene encoding FtsH protease activity modulator HflK, producing MPWKNQGGGPWGSGPKGPWGSGPQSSGPRPPDLEDLLRRGQDRLQQILPGGHFSSLGIIVVVLGALAIWGLSGFFRVQSEELGVVLRFGKHVRTVQPGLNYHLPYPIETVLLPKALRVNTISIGMIVSGETSRRGATMQDVPEESLMLTGDENIVDVDFTVLWRIKPDGVGDFLFNIQNPQGTVKAVAESAMREVIGRSDIQPILTGARTTIEGAVQELMQKTLDSYGAGVLVQQVQLQKVDPPQQVIDAFRDVQAARADLERLQNEAQTYANRVIPDAKGRAAQITQNAEGYKQQAIAEARGQSARFLDVYEEYRKAPDVTRQRIYLETMERVLGPAEKLVYDPGAGVGGGQGVIPYLPLNELSPRRSATPQQQPQAGGTR
- a CDS encoding DUF2065 domain-containing protein, which gives rise to MKSFAFADLLIGVGLLFVLEGLIFAASPNWMRRAMKSALETPDNILRAVGIGSAVAGLILIWAVRH
- a CDS encoding dihydrofolate reductase, which produces MVSGQVAIVLVVAVADNGVIGKGNAIPWRLKSDLQRFKQLTLNKPVIMGRKTYQSIGRPLPGRTNIVVTRDPCFTARGVVVASSFDGAEQIARGDALRRAATEIAVIGGAEIYAYWLPRATRLELTEVHARPEGDTCFPAIDPAQWHEVARDRHIAGPQDSADFSYVTYRRCEAR
- the thyA gene encoding thymidylate synthase — its product is MTLRHPEHQYLDLLAQVLARGDERIDRTGVGTRALFGAMVRFDLSDGTVPILTTKRVYWKTAVKEMLWFLTGQTNIQALLKENVRIWSDWPLARYRKETGDPISQDEFEKRIVADDAFAARWGDLGPVYGKQWRRWLGADGREHDQIADLVQTLRNNPASRRMLFHAWNPPELGAMALPPCHMVYQYHVTQGGRLDCLLYQRSCDLLLGAPFNFVGATALQLMLAQQANLTPGELIWVGGDVHLYLNHLDQAREQIARAPRPLPAMRLMRRPDSIDGYKITDFEVEGYDPHAAIKADVAV
- the hflC gene encoding protease modulator HflC encodes the protein MKAGVAGIVALIVTLVAIVVVWSSLFTVRQTEQVLLVRLGEPVRVVTDPGLHFKAPFIDSVISIDKRILDLENPSQEVIAADQKRLVVDAFARYRIKNALRFYQSVGSVPAANLQLTTLLNAALRRVLGEVTFIQVVRDEREVLMGRIRAQLDREAENYGISVVDVRIRRADLPDQNSQAVYQRMQTERQREAAEFRAQGGQKAQEIRSKADRDVTVIIAEANSQAEEIRGSGDAERNRLFATAYSKDPDFFAFYRSMTAYEQSLKSNDTRFLLRPDSDFFRFFGGPEGRASANGAASSAAGAPAVPAAPALPR